The following proteins come from a genomic window of Lolium rigidum isolate FL_2022 chromosome 5, APGP_CSIRO_Lrig_0.1, whole genome shotgun sequence:
- the LOC124653265 gene encoding uncharacterized protein LOC124653265, with product MADETAALQSVSDLPVQDPPGEEFSAADLWWAKYASSEHHCEDVALIPYERLGAFISGECNNPEYPTRFHIERSRKRKRGDLKEFRSDEYLKYRLYWCSFGPENYGEGGEILPSRRYRVNTRNRAPRPQSMRGCTCHFAIKRLYARPSVVLIIYHERRHVTRSGFVCHGPLDRDAIGPGARKVPYVGSEIQQQTMSLIYLGVPEENILQAHIEGIQRYCGSDAKVDSLASQYVHKLGMIIKRSTHELDLDDQASIKMWVDRNKKSVFFHQDSTETDAFVLGIQTEWQLQQMIRFGHQSILASHSSFGVSKLKYPLHTLLVFDSRQQALPVAWIITRSVTKEDTLRWMKALTSRIHSVDATWRIGGFIIDDPTSELDPIRNVFSCPILFSLWHIRRTWFKNIIKKCSNTEVQREIFTQLGKFMYSIWNEKNPMDALEQLFQDFVDQTTFIQYFKSFWVPKLEMWIDTIRNLPLASQESCGAIEGYHLKLKLKAYDDSQLDALQRVDWLVHKLTTELHSGYWLNLYADESGSFPQVKAEYIASTSWQRATQIPDEDVLFDDQEPFSAKVASQKDASQKRTVWNAGSEFSLCSCSWSMQGNLCKHVIKVNMMCAPRKDFQPSLSFQSFQRVLLDLWQKPLDDSFSLDLSMAWVMQMQERIQKVAELATSDGIAQVAGKLPIQWVHKKGRRTAARRTSPLRLLPHSNCSAQRDLTPKKNRKRRRLATFSG from the exons atggcgGATGAGACGGCGGCGCTGCAGTCGGTGAGCGATCTCCCCGTCCAGGACCCGCCCGGGGAGGAGTTCTCCGCCGCCGACCTCTGGTGGGCCAAGTACGCCAGCTCCGAGCACCACTGCGAGGACGTCGCGCTCATCCCATACGAGCGGCTGGGCGCCTTCATCAGCGGCGAGTGCAACAACCCCGAGTACCCCACCAGGTTCCACATCGAGCGCAGCCGCAAGCGCAAGAGGGGCGACCTCAAGGAGTTCAGGAGCGACGAGTACCTCAAGTACAGACT GTACTGGTGCTCGTTTGGCCCAGAGAACTACGGGGAGGGAGGGGAGATCTTGCCGAGCAGGAGGTACAGGGTCAACACGAGGAACCGCGCACCTCGCCCGCAGTCCATGCGAGGCTGCACCTGCCATTTCGCGATCAAGCGGCTCTACGCCCGGCCTTCGGTGGTGCTCATCATCTACCACGAGAGGCGCCATGTCACCAGGTCTGGTTTCGTGTGCCACGGACCCCTGGACCGGGACGCCATCGGGCCTGGCGCCAGGAAGGTGCCGTATGTTGGGAGCGAGATTCAGCAGCAGACCATGTCGCTCATCTACCTCGGTGTCCCCGAGGAGAATATCCTGCAGGCGCATATAGAAGGTATACAGCGCTACTGTGGCTCGGATGCGAAGGTCGACAGCCTCGCCTCGCAGTATGTCCACAAGCTTGGGATGATCATCAAGAGGTCTACGCATGAGCTGGATCTTGATGACCAGGCTAGCATCAAGATGTGGGTAGATAGGAACAAGAAGTCTGTGTTTTTCCACCAGGACTCGACCGAGACTGATGCGTTCGTGCTGGGGATCCAGACAGAATGGCAACTGCAGCAGATGATACGCTTTGGTCACCAGAGTATCTTGGCCTCTCATTCCTCATTTGGTGTAAGCAAGCTCAAG TACCCATTGCACACACTTCTTGTATTCGATTCAAGGCAACAGGCTCTACCTGTTGCGTGGATTATAACCCGGTCAGTTACCAAGGAGGATACTTTGAGATGGATGAAAGCACTCACTAGTAGAATACATTCTGTTGATGCCACCTGGAGAATTGGCGGATTTATAATTGACGACCCAACCTCCGAGCTGGACCCAATCAG GAATGTGTTCTCCTGTccaattttattttctttatgGCACATAAGGAGAACTTGGTTCAAAAATATAATCAAGAAATGTAGCAACACTGAGGTGCAACGAGAAATTTTTACACAACTAGGAAAATTCATGTACAGTATCTGGAATGAGAAAAACCCCATGGATGCGCTGGAGCAATTGTTTCAAGACTTTGTTGACCAAACCACGTTCATACAATATTTCAAGTCATTTTGGGTTCCCAAATTGG AGATGTGGATTGATACCATCAGAAATTTGCCGCTAGCAAGTCAGGAATCCTGTGGTGCAATTGAGGGTTACCATCTAAAGCTCAAGCTTAAAGCATATGATGATTCACAACTCGACGCTCTCCAACGTGTTGACTGGTTGGTTCACAAGCTCACAACAGAGCTGCATTCAGGCTACTGGCTCAACTTATATGCAGATGAGAGTGGTTCATTTCCTCAGGTGAAAGCGGAGTACATTGCATCCACTTCATGGCAAAGGGCGACGCAGATACCTGATGAGGATGTTCTCTTTGATGATCAAGAACCTTTTTCAGCCAAGGTGGCAAGCCAGAAGGATGCTAGTCAAAAGCGGACTGTATGGAATGCTGGATCTGAATTCTCTCTGTGCAGTTGTTCGTGGTCAATGCAGGGTAACCTATGTAAGCACGTCATAAAGGTCAATATGATGTGTGCACCACGCAAGGATTTCCAGCCCTCCTTATCATTTCAGTCGTTTCAGCGTGTCCTACTTGATCTGTGGCAAAAACCACTGGATGATTCATTCTCACTGGATCTGTCGATGGCATGGGTTATGCAAATGCAGGAGAGGATCCAAAAAGTGGCTGAGCTTGCCACATCTGATGGCATTGCCCAAGTTGCAGGCAAATTGCCAATACAGTGGGTGCACAAGAAAGGGAGAAGAACAGCTGCTAGACGAACTAGCCCCTTGCGTCTTCTTCCTCATTCCAACTGCAGTGCTCAAAGAGATTTGACTCCGAAAAAGAACAGGAAGAGGAGAAGGTTGGCCACCTTTTCAGGCTAA